From [Clostridium] symbiosum, a single genomic window includes:
- the trmD gene encoding tRNA (guanosine(37)-N1)-methyltransferase TrmD encodes MNFHILTLFPEMVMGGLNTSITGRAMENGLISVEAVNIRDYSTDKHHHVDDYPYGGGAGMVMQPGPIYAACEDLAGKIGKRPRVIYMTPQGRVFNQKIAEELAQEDELVFLCGHYEGIDERVLELVVTDYLSIGDYVLTGGELPAMVMIDCISRLVPGVLNNDVSAEFESFHDNLLEYPQYTRPEEFMGKKVPEVLLSGHHKNIDEWRRRKSIERTLERRPELLEDAVLSKKEALYLAQLKGED; translated from the coding sequence ATGAATTTTCATATTCTAACGCTGTTTCCCGAGATGGTGATGGGAGGGCTTAACACCAGCATTACCGGCCGGGCCATGGAAAACGGCCTGATATCGGTGGAAGCCGTCAATATACGGGATTATTCCACGGACAAGCATCATCATGTGGACGATTATCCGTATGGCGGCGGAGCTGGAATGGTGATGCAGCCCGGACCGATCTACGCGGCCTGTGAGGATCTGGCCGGAAAGATCGGAAAGCGGCCGAGAGTCATCTATATGACACCCCAGGGGCGGGTATTTAACCAGAAAATTGCCGAGGAGCTGGCGCAGGAGGATGAACTTGTATTCCTCTGCGGCCACTATGAGGGAATCGACGAGCGAGTTCTGGAACTTGTCGTGACGGATTATCTCTCTATCGGTGATTATGTGCTTACCGGCGGCGAACTGCCCGCCATGGTCATGATAGACTGCATCTCAAGGCTGGTGCCGGGAGTGCTGAATAACGACGTCTCCGCGGAATTTGAATCATTCCACGACAATCTGCTGGAGTATCCACAGTACACAAGGCCCGAGGAGTTTATGGGCAAAAAAGTACCGGAGGTGCTCTTGTCGGGCCATCATAAAAACATCGACGAGTGGCGGCGCAGGAAATCCATAGAACGCACACTGGAGCGCAGGCCAGAACTGCTTGAAGATGCTGTTTTATCGAAGAAGGAGGCGTTGTATCTGGCGCAGCTTAAAGGGGAGGATTAG
- a CDS encoding IS110 family transposase, which yields MNYNTVYVGMDVHKESFSLCSFTIEEDKASHVQKVESDYKQVLKYLEFLRTIYGKDAYFICGYEAGCLGFTLYHQLTEHHVNCVILAPTTMLQKRGKKKIKTDKRDAALIGRCLAQHNYSPVHVPTEQDEEIKEYLRMRTDHKLALKKIKQQILAFCLRHNYRYERGGSHWTQTHIKWLRALTPDGLYKEILDEYLLTFDQLSNKLERLEQRIEELGSREEYREDVKKLTCLLGVKTQTALSVIVEVGDFKRFATADRFASYLGLVPGEDSSGDGRQRLGITKAGNTHVRRLLVEAAQSYSRGQIGYKSRELKARQSGNTPQVIAYADKANERLRRRYYKMVLGQNKRSNVAKTAIARELACFMWGMMTDHIA from the coding sequence ATGAATTATAACACAGTTTACGTAGGAATGGATGTTCATAAGGAAAGTTTTTCACTTTGCAGCTTCACAATCGAAGAAGACAAAGCGTCCCATGTCCAGAAAGTCGAATCGGATTACAAACAAGTCCTAAAATATCTCGAGTTTCTGCGTACCATTTACGGAAAGGATGCGTATTTCATATGCGGTTATGAGGCTGGCTGTCTCGGCTTCACTTTATATCATCAGTTAACGGAACATCATGTTAACTGCGTAATCCTCGCTCCGACTACCATGTTACAGAAGCGTGGGAAGAAAAAAATAAAAACAGACAAACGCGACGCTGCCCTGATTGGCCGCTGCTTGGCCCAGCATAATTATAGCCCGGTCCATGTCCCTACGGAGCAGGATGAAGAAATCAAGGAATATCTCCGGATGCGAACCGACCACAAGCTGGCGCTTAAAAAGATAAAGCAGCAGATCCTGGCATTCTGCTTGCGCCATAATTATCGCTATGAGAGAGGCGGCAGCCACTGGACTCAAACCCATATCAAATGGCTCAGGGCATTGACCCCGGATGGCCTGTACAAGGAGATTCTCGACGAATATCTGTTGACCTTCGATCAGCTCAGCAATAAACTGGAGCGTCTTGAGCAGCGTATTGAGGAGCTTGGGTCCAGGGAGGAATATCGGGAAGATGTCAAAAAGCTCACCTGTTTACTTGGCGTCAAAACCCAGACCGCCTTGTCTGTCATAGTGGAGGTTGGCGATTTCAAGCGGTTTGCGACAGCAGACCGGTTTGCATCGTACCTGGGGCTGGTACCAGGCGAAGATTCCAGCGGGGACGGACGACAGAGGCTTGGCATCACCAAGGCAGGGAACACCCACGTGCGCCGGTTGCTGGTTGAAGCGGCGCAGAGTTATAGCCGTGGGCAAATCGGATACAAGTCTAGGGAATTAAAAGCCCGCCAGAGTGGAAATACACCACAGGTGATTGCTTACGCAGACAAGGCCAATGAGCGCCTAAGGCGGCGCTATTACAAAATGGTGCTTGGACAGAACAAGCGCAGCAATGTAGCAAAAACAGCAATCGCAAGGGAACTGGCCTGTTTCATGTGGGGAATGATGACGGATCACATAGCCTGA
- the rplS gene encoding 50S ribosomal protein L19, with protein MNEIIKNIEAAQLKATVPSFNVGDTVRVSAKIKEGNRERTQIFEGTVIKRQNGSSRETFTVRKNSNGVGVEKTWPLHSPVVENIEVIRRGKVRRAKLNYLRDRVGKAAKVKELVK; from the coding sequence ATGAACGAAATTATCAAGAATATCGAAGCTGCTCAGTTGAAAGCAACTGTTCCGAGCTTCAATGTAGGAGATACAGTAAGAGTATCTGCTAAAATCAAAGAGGGAAACCGTGAGAGAACTCAGATTTTCGAAGGAACTGTTATCAAGAGACAGAACGGCAGTTCAAGAGAAACTTTCACCGTAAGAAAGAATTCCAACGGTGTAGGCGTAGAGAAGACATGGCCGTTACATTCTCCTGTTGTTGAGAACATTGAAGTAATCAGAAGAGGTAAAGTAAGAAGAGCAAAACTTAACTACTTAAGAGACAGAGTTGGTAAAGCTGCCAAAGTTAAAGAGTTAGTTAAATAA
- the lepB gene encoding signal peptidase I, which yields MHIDEEPSRLRLIVNWIVDIVVVISIAWFVVFSMGTQITVTGQSMEPVLSQDEMVLMNRLSVRFGKIKRFDIIVFEKEDKKFNIKRVVGLPGETVQIKDGSLYINDEKIEAENGLSQAALAGLAENPVVLAEDEYFLLGDNRENSEDSRFVNVGNVKKSQIRGKVWFRIRPLRRIGLIRSGA from the coding sequence ATGCATATAGACGAAGAACCCAGCCGCCTGCGGCTGATAGTTAACTGGATTGTTGATATCGTTGTCGTAATATCCATTGCCTGGTTTGTTGTATTCTCGATGGGGACGCAGATTACAGTGACGGGCCAATCCATGGAACCTGTGCTCTCACAGGATGAAATGGTTTTGATGAACCGGCTTTCCGTCAGGTTTGGAAAGATCAAACGGTTCGATATCATAGTATTTGAAAAGGAAGATAAGAAATTTAATATTAAGAGAGTGGTCGGCCTGCCTGGTGAGACGGTGCAGATTAAGGACGGTTCTCTCTATATTAATGATGAAAAAATAGAGGCGGAGAACGGACTGTCACAGGCTGCGCTTGCAGGTCTTGCGGAAAATCCGGTGGTACTTGCGGAGGATGAATACTTTCTTCTGGGAGATAACCGGGAAAACAGTGAGGACAGCCGTTTTGTCAATGTAGGAAATGTAAAGAAGAGCCAGATTCGGGGAAAGGTCTGGTTCCGGATACGTCCGCTGCGCCGTATCGGGCTGATACGCTCCGGCGCCTGA
- the ylqF gene encoding ribosome biogenesis GTPase YlqF — protein sequence MNIQWYPGHMTKAKRAMKEDIKLIDLVIELVDARVPLGSRNPDIDELAKGKGRIILLNKSDLADERYNEKWSAWFQAKGFHVIKVNARSGMGLKQIQPLVQEACREKIERDRRRGILNRPVRTMVVGIPNVGKSTFINSFAGKACTKTGNKPGVTKGNQWIRLNKTLELLDTPGILWPRFEDQDVGLKLAFIGSINDEIIDKEELAAELLKFLMKHYGVNLKERYGIDSEDPYEALRQVAKARSCLLKGNELDTKKAANILFDDFRSGKLGRITLEFPEDQEKED from the coding sequence ATGAATATACAATGGTATCCAGGCCATATGACAAAGGCCAAAAGAGCCATGAAGGAAGATATTAAACTGATCGATCTGGTGATCGAGCTGGTGGATGCCAGGGTTCCTCTTGGAAGCAGGAATCCCGATATCGATGAACTGGCAAAGGGAAAAGGCAGGATCATTCTTTTGAATAAATCGGATCTGGCGGATGAGAGATATAATGAGAAATGGTCGGCCTGGTTTCAGGCCAAAGGATTCCACGTTATTAAAGTGAATGCAAGATCCGGCATGGGTTTAAAACAAATCCAGCCGCTGGTGCAGGAGGCCTGCCGTGAGAAGATCGAGCGCGACAGGAGAAGGGGAATCTTAAACCGGCCCGTCCGTACGATGGTAGTCGGTATCCCGAATGTGGGGAAATCCACCTTTATCAATTCATTTGCAGGAAAAGCGTGCACAAAGACCGGGAACAAGCCGGGCGTAACAAAGGGCAACCAGTGGATCCGGCTGAACAAAACGCTTGAGCTTTTAGATACCCCGGGAATTCTCTGGCCCCGTTTTGAAGACCAGGATGTGGGGCTGAAACTGGCCTTTATCGGTTCCATCAACGACGAGATCATCGATAAAGAAGAGCTGGCCGCAGAACTGCTTAAATTCCTGATGAAGCATTACGGCGTCAATCTGAAAGAGCGGTACGGAATAGACTCAGAAGACCCGTATGAGGCCCTTAGACAGGTGGCCAAGGCGCGTTCCTGTCTTTTAAAGGGGAATGAACTGGATACGAAGAAGGCGGCCAACATCCTGTTTGATGACTTCAGAAGCGGGAAACTGGGACGGATTACGCTTGAATTCCCGGAGGACCAGGAAAAAGAAGACTAA
- a CDS encoding ribonuclease HII, translating to MRKISSEKLEQELARLDRMKEYERKYEGYSIVCGIDEAGRGPLAGPVVAAAAVLPKDATILWLNDSKKLSEKRREELFQEIQEKAVTYGVGIVSPAVIDEINILQATYEAMRQAVSSLSSEPDILLNDAVIIPGIDEKKQVKIIKGDAKSVSIAAASILAKVTRDRMMGEYDKLYPEYGFAQHKGYGTKAHMDAIREFGVCPIHRRSFLTKMDLK from the coding sequence ATGAGAAAAATCAGCAGTGAGAAGCTTGAGCAGGAGCTAGCGCGCCTGGACCGGATGAAAGAATATGAGCGCAAATATGAAGGGTATTCCATTGTCTGCGGAATCGACGAAGCAGGCAGGGGACCGCTTGCAGGCCCGGTTGTGGCGGCAGCCGCGGTTTTGCCGAAGGACGCCACCATTCTCTGGCTGAATGATTCCAAGAAGCTTTCCGAGAAACGGCGCGAGGAACTGTTCCAGGAGATTCAGGAAAAAGCGGTGACATACGGAGTGGGCATTGTGAGCCCGGCGGTCATTGATGAGATTAATATTCTTCAGGCCACCTATGAGGCGATGAGACAGGCGGTTTCCTCCCTTTCCTCCGAGCCGGATATCCTGCTGAACGACGCCGTCATCATTCCTGGAATTGATGAGAAAAAGCAGGTTAAGATTATTAAGGGCGACGCCAAAAGCGTTTCCATCGCAGCGGCCAGCATACTGGCTAAAGTGACGAGGGACCGCATGATGGGAGAGTATGACAAGCTTTATCCGGAATACGGTTTTGCACAGCATAAGGGATACGGCACAAAAGCGCATATGGATGCCATCCGGGAATTCGGCGTCTGCCCGATCCACCGCAGAAGCTTTTTAACGAAGATGGATTTAAAATAA
- a CDS encoding YraN family protein, which yields MGTKNNRETGSRHESQAAVFLTERGYVILERNYRCRTGEIDLIAKDNGYLVFIEVKYRSSGYSGDPAEAVDMKKRRRIAGAARYYLLTHGYGEDIPCRFDVVAILGDEVRVVKDAFWLS from the coding sequence ATGGGTACTAAAAATAACAGAGAGACAGGCAGCCGTCATGAATCACAGGCGGCTGTTTTCCTTACGGAGCGGGGCTATGTAATTCTGGAACGGAATTACCGCTGCCGCACGGGAGAAATTGATCTCATTGCAAAGGATAACGGATACCTCGTATTTATAGAGGTAAAATACAGAAGCTCAGGGTACAGCGGAGATCCGGCGGAGGCAGTGGACATGAAGAAGAGACGGAGGATTGCCGGAGCGGCCCGCTATTACCTTTTGACCCATGGATACGGGGAGGATATTCCCTGCCGTTTTGATGTCGTGGCGATTCTGGGCGATGAGGTGCGAGTGGTTAAGGACGCATTCTGGCTGTCGTGA
- the pgeF gene encoding peptidoglycan editing factor PgeF, which yields MEFMKKTEDTVLTLKEKEGVPFLSFPILEKTGLVSQAFSTRLGGVSKGDFASMNFSFTRGDNREDVLENYRRMAAALGVDMNRMVLTWQTHTTNVRRVTSEDEGKGVVRDRDYRDVDGLITDIPGITLVTFFADCVPLYFLDPVHRAIGLSHSGWRGTVKRMGQVTVDAMKEAFGSRPEDIIACVGPSICKDCYEVGAEVAEEFCGAFDEACHNAILLKKPDGKYQLDLWKANEIVLTEAGIRKENLAVTNICTYCNPDLLFSHRRSAERRGNLCAFLSLKEKQI from the coding sequence ATGGAATTTATGAAAAAGACGGAGGATACCGTATTGACGCTGAAAGAAAAGGAGGGTGTTCCTTTTCTTTCGTTTCCCATACTGGAAAAAACGGGACTTGTTTCCCAGGCTTTTTCCACCAGACTGGGCGGGGTGAGCAAAGGGGATTTTGCATCGATGAACTTCTCTTTTACAAGAGGAGATAACCGGGAAGATGTGCTGGAAAATTACAGGAGGATGGCTGCGGCCCTCGGTGTGGACATGAACCGCATGGTTCTGACCTGGCAGACCCATACGACCAATGTAAGGCGCGTGACGTCGGAGGATGAGGGGAAAGGCGTAGTGAGGGACCGTGATTACCGCGATGTGGACGGCCTGATTACCGATATTCCCGGCATTACACTGGTTACGTTTTTTGCGGACTGCGTTCCGCTTTATTTTCTGGATCCGGTCCACAGGGCGATTGGCCTGTCACATTCCGGCTGGCGCGGCACGGTGAAACGGATGGGACAGGTGACGGTGGATGCGATGAAAGAGGCGTTCGGCTCACGGCCGGAGGATATCATCGCCTGTGTCGGACCAAGCATCTGTAAAGACTGTTACGAGGTGGGAGCGGAAGTGGCCGAAGAATTTTGCGGCGCTTTTGATGAAGCATGCCATAATGCAATTTTACTTAAAAAGCCGGACGGAAAATACCAGCTTGATCTTTGGAAGGCCAATGAGATTGTTTTAACGGAGGCGGGAATCAGAAAAGAAAATCTGGCGGTGACCAATATCTGCACCTACTGCAATCCGGATCTTTTGTTTTCCCACAGAAGGAGCGCTGAGCGGCGCGGCAATCTCTGCGCATTCCTTTCATTAAAAGAAAAGCAGATTTAA
- a CDS encoding alpha/beta-type small acid-soluble spore protein produces the protein MMSTTNNTNVPEAKEAMNRFKMEVANEIGVPLTNGYNGNLTSAQNGSVGGYMVKKMIEAQERQMAGK, from the coding sequence ATTATGTCTACTACAAACAACACAAACGTACCAGAAGCAAAGGAAGCAATGAACAGATTCAAAATGGAGGTTGCCAACGAAATTGGTGTGCCGTTAACAAACGGATACAATGGTAACTTAACATCTGCACAGAATGGTTCTGTAGGCGGATATATGGTTAAGAAGATGATCGAAGCACAGGAAAGACAGATGGCAGGTAAATAA
- the rsmD gene encoding 16S rRNA (guanine(966)-N(2))-methyltransferase RsmD gives MRKKFSGKESMRVISGSAKRLLLKTIEGKDTRPTTDRIKETLFNMMQNDIYGCTFLDLFSGSGAIGIEALSRGAGLAVMVENNKRAIECIRENLKTTRLEEKAMVMDCDVITALKRLEDRQLTFHIIFMDPPYNQLLEKTVLEYLAHSALIDRDTLIIAEASRETETDYLSGLGFELVREKVYKTNKHLFITKGEN, from the coding sequence ATGAGAAAAAAATTTTCGGGGAAAGAATCCATGCGTGTGATATCGGGAAGCGCCAAGAGGCTGCTTTTGAAAACAATAGAAGGTAAGGATACCAGGCCTACCACAGATAGAATTAAAGAGACGCTATTTAACATGATGCAGAATGATATTTATGGCTGCACTTTTTTAGATCTCTTCAGCGGAAGCGGAGCAATCGGCATCGAGGCGCTGAGCCGCGGCGCCGGGCTGGCCGTTATGGTGGAGAATAATAAAAGGGCAATCGAATGTATCAGGGAGAATCTTAAGACTACCCGTCTGGAAGAGAAGGCAATGGTGATGGACTGTGATGTGATAACCGCGCTTAAGCGTCTGGAGGACAGACAACTTACGTTTCATATCATTTTTATGGATCCGCCATACAATCAGCTTCTGGAGAAGACGGTGCTTGAATATCTGGCCCATTCGGCTTTGATTGACCGGGATACCCTTATTATTGCGGAAGCATCCAGGGAGACAGAGACGGATTATCTTTCTGGGCTTGGCTTTGAACTTGTACGGGAAAAGGTGTATAAGACAAACAAGCATTTATTCATTACCAAAGGAGAAAACTAA
- the coaD gene encoding pantetheine-phosphate adenylyltransferase, whose product MKTAIYPGSFDPVTLGHFDIIERSSKIFDKLIVGVLNNSAKSPLFSVEERVKMLRDVTSHFGNVEVQSFDGLLIDFVRGNHANVIVRGLRAITDFEYELQLAQMNRVIAPEIDTLFLTTNLKYAYLSSSMAKEVAMYGGDISSFLAPEVAEKVRKKYAVQK is encoded by the coding sequence ATGAAAACAGCCATTTACCCGGGCAGCTTTGACCCGGTGACGCTCGGCCATTTTGATATAATTGAGCGTTCTTCCAAAATTTTTGATAAACTCATCGTCGGGGTTTTGAATAATAGTGCAAAATCTCCGTTGTTTTCTGTCGAAGAACGTGTTAAGATGTTAAGGGATGTAACCTCACATTTTGGCAATGTGGAGGTGCAGTCTTTTGATGGTCTGCTGATTGATTTTGTACGCGGGAATCATGCGAACGTGATCGTCAGGGGACTCAGGGCTATTACGGATTTTGAGTATGAACTGCAGCTTGCGCAGATGAACAGGGTTATTGCACCCGAGATAGACACACTGTTCCTGACTACCAATCTGAAATATGCATATTTAAGCTCCAGCATGGCGAAGGAAGTGGCCATGTACGGAGGTGATATTTCTTCCTTTCTGGCTCCCGAGGTTGCCGAGAAAGTGAGAAAGAAATATGCGGTGCAAAAGTGA
- a CDS encoding vacuolar family H+-ATPase subunit H: MSRIEQIITEIEDYIDSCKYQALSNAKILVNKEEIEELLVELRLRIPEEIKKYQKIISNQDAILQEARAQADAMVAEATAQTNELVNEHEIMQRAYSEANSIIEQANAQAQAIVDGAVIEANNIRQGSVQYTDDMLRSLQTIIKHSMEGAQGRFDAYMSSMQSSFDIVSSNRNELAGSVVREPDDNGEAAATEMTAE, from the coding sequence ATGAGCAGAATTGAACAGATCATTACAGAGATTGAAGACTATATCGACAGTTGTAAATATCAGGCGCTGTCCAATGCAAAGATTCTTGTTAATAAAGAAGAGATTGAGGAGCTGCTTGTGGAGCTCCGCTTAAGGATACCGGAAGAGATCAAGAAGTACCAGAAGATTATCAGCAACCAGGATGCGATTCTCCAGGAAGCACGCGCTCAGGCCGATGCCATGGTGGCGGAGGCAACGGCCCAGACGAATGAACTGGTGAATGAACATGAGATTATGCAGCGCGCCTATTCCGAGGCCAACAGCATCATTGAACAGGCGAATGCCCAGGCCCAGGCAATTGTGGACGGTGCCGTGATTGAAGCGAATAATATCCGCCAGGGCTCCGTACAGTATACGGACGATATGCTGCGCAGCCTTCAGACGATCATTAAGCACTCCATGGAGGGCGCACAGGGCAGATTCGACGCCTATATGAGTTCCATGCAGTCCAGCTTTGATATTGTATCCTCCAACCGCAACGAGCTGGCGGGCAGCGTTGTGAGGGAGCCGGATGACAACGGTGAGGCTGCGGCTACAGAGATGACAGCAGAATAA
- a CDS encoding nucleoside recognition protein — MNIRESLPDIYYIKHSIRTLMKKSILPVIPVLILIFLLMHPAQSFEGAKSGLLLWFNVVLPTLLPFMLCSSLLVAWGGVPLITRPFSPLFRLLHLSDGGSYALMAGLLCGYPMGAKTTADFLREGKITANEGKRLLAIAGCPSPMFVAGYVHSHLDGTVPFFSVAFSLYIPVILLGFLVQVFYRDRNREQKKSSAVYSTEGRSAASLPAGTSAGTSANRYAGTSMGVSADVPPAKSQPFDEIMMSSLEIMVKIGGYIMLYSILARFICGSGLIPEPVKPLLTGFVEMTTGIDNVSRSLSGLPAALVILFSAAFGGLSGVSQTNTVIKNAGLSIRHYVLWKLVHASLACFILILLSSL; from the coding sequence ATGAACATAAGAGAATCGCTTCCGGACATATATTATATAAAACATTCTATTCGGACTCTTATGAAAAAATCCATCCTGCCGGTCATCCCGGTCCTGATCCTGATTTTCCTGCTGATGCATCCGGCCCAGTCCTTTGAGGGAGCCAAGTCCGGTCTTCTGCTGTGGTTTAACGTGGTGCTCCCGACATTACTTCCCTTTATGCTTTGTTCCAGCCTGCTCGTGGCCTGGGGAGGCGTGCCTCTCATCACCCGTCCCTTTTCCCCTCTTTTCAGGCTGCTTCACCTGTCGGACGGCGGAAGCTATGCCCTGATGGCAGGGCTTCTCTGCGGCTACCCGATGGGGGCCAAGACGACCGCCGATTTCCTGAGAGAAGGAAAAATCACGGCAAATGAGGGAAAACGGCTTCTGGCCATCGCAGGCTGTCCCAGCCCGATGTTCGTAGCCGGATATGTCCATTCCCATCTGGATGGTACCGTCCCGTTTTTCTCAGTCGCGTTTTCCCTTTACATACCGGTTATTCTGCTCGGTTTTCTGGTACAGGTTTTCTACAGGGACAGAAACAGGGAACAAAAAAAATCGTCTGCCGTCTATTCCACCGAAGGCAGAAGCGCCGCCTCGCTGCCTGCGGGCACATCTGCGGGTACATCGGCAAATAGATATGCGGGTACGTCCATGGGGGTGTCTGCGGATGTGCCTCCCGCCAAATCCCAGCCCTTTGACGAGATTATGATGTCCTCCCTGGAAATTATGGTCAAAATCGGCGGATATATCATGCTGTATTCCATCCTTGCGCGTTTTATCTGCGGCTCCGGCCTGATCCCGGAACCGGTCAAACCGCTTCTGACCGGTTTTGTGGAAATGACGACGGGAATCGACAATGTCTCCCGCTCGCTGTCCGGCCTGCCCGCTGCGCTTGTAATCCTGTTTTCGGCCGCCTTCGGAGGCCTCTCCGGCGTCTCCCAGACAAATACGGTTATAAAAAATGCCGGACTCTCCATCCGGCATTATGTACTCTGGAAACTGGTTCACGCCAGTCTCGCATGTTTTATTCTTATTCTGCTGTCATCTCTGTAG
- a CDS encoding M23 family metallopeptidase has translation MFIIFLILLSVFNTTMFHWLGQNPGFYQLNAYTWESDDFRSMKLGAAIAGQKSPDYDQIASLMLEHEFDLTDCKDLTYHNSMALMQKPAAYKKLAGAYEVILTDLKYFPIPESTRAGTPFPVYEDSWKQKRTYGGERGHEGCDIMGTERERGFYPVISISDGTVEKMGWLEQGGWRIGIRTPSGAYIYYAHLYSYAGDLKVGDKVRAGELLGYMGDSGYGKQENTVGNFAVHLHLGIYIRTDHYEELSVNPYWILKYLEKNRLKYNY, from the coding sequence ATGTTCATTATATTTCTCATTCTGTTATCCGTCTTTAACACAACCATGTTTCACTGGCTGGGGCAGAACCCTGGCTTTTACCAGTTGAATGCCTATACCTGGGAGAGTGACGACTTCAGGAGCATGAAACTGGGAGCGGCCATTGCCGGGCAGAAAAGCCCGGATTACGATCAGATAGCATCCCTGATGCTGGAACATGAATTTGATTTGACAGACTGTAAGGATTTGACGTATCATAACAGCATGGCCCTGATGCAGAAGCCGGCCGCTTATAAGAAGCTGGCGGGTGCGTATGAGGTGATCCTTACGGATTTAAAATACTTTCCCATCCCGGAGAGCACGAGGGCGGGTACGCCTTTTCCCGTCTATGAGGACAGCTGGAAACAGAAGCGGACTTACGGCGGAGAGAGGGGACATGAGGGCTGCGATATCATGGGCACGGAGCGGGAGCGCGGTTTTTATCCCGTCATAAGTATCAGCGACGGCACGGTGGAAAAGATGGGCTGGCTGGAACAGGGAGGCTGGCGGATCGGAATCAGGACGCCGTCGGGCGCTTACATCTATTATGCCCATCTCTACTCCTATGCAGGAGATTTAAAGGTGGGAGATAAGGTGAGGGCGGGAGAGCTGCTCGGCTATATGGGGGATTCCGGCTATGGAAAGCAGGAGAACACGGTGGGCAATTTTGCCGTGCATCTGCATCTGGGAATTTACATCCGGACCGATCATTATGAAGAGCTGAGCGTAAATCCGTACTGGATATTAAAATATCTGGAAAAAAACCGATTGAAATACAATTACTGA